CGGGAAAGCAAAAAATATGCTCTCTCTGCTGGAATCGAATTTTATCAGGCCAGCATTAACTGTTAAGAAGAAGGGGCTGCAAAGAGTTATTGAGCATTTAGGTGAGTCTGTATTAAACAACGCTTCAAGCTTCAGTGCGGGTACCTCTTTTATAGGTTCTGTTGTCTTATCATTTTATCATATATGCCGTCATCCGAAGTCTCTTCGAATTAATGACACGATATTATTAATGGAAAAAACAGGGGTAAATGCACTGCCCATAATAGCTCTTATCAGTTTTCTCTTAGGCCTTGTTATTGCTTTTATGTCTTCTCTTCAGCTTGAGCAGTTCGGTGCTAATTTATATGTTGCTTCTCTTGTATCTATCGGTATGGTTTCGGAACTTGGTCCTATAATGACTGCCATAGTAGTTGCCGGAAGATCAGGATCTGCTTTTGCTGCTGAAATCGGTACTATGAAAATATCGGAAGAAGTTGATGCACTGTTTGTTATGGGGTTTGATCCCACTCTTTTTCTTGCGATTCCCAGAATGCTTGCATCAATAATTGTGGTGCCGCTTCTTACACTTTTTTCTGACATTTTTGCGATTGCAGGCGGTCTTGTGGTTGGAGTTTTTATCTTAGATCTTACAACAAGTTCATACCTGACACAGACAATGAAAGTGCTGGATCTTTTTGAAATATGCTGGGGGATTTCCAAAAGTATTGTGTTTGCCATTATAATATCATGGGTTGGATGCTTAAGAGGTTTTCAGGCAAAAGGAGGGGCAGATGCAGTAGGAAATGCTGCCACATCCGCTGTTGTGAGCAGTATTTTTCTTATTATCCTGTTTGATTCGATATTTGCTATAGGACGAAGCTACTGGAGGTAAAACTATCGTTTATGGGTGATATAATTCTCAGAGTAAGAAATCTTGTTGCCCGTTATGGCGAAGAACTGATTTTGAATAATATCAGTCTGGATGTTTATAAAGGTGAGATTCTTGTTATTTTAGGAGGAAGCGGTTGCGGAAAAAGCACCCTTTTAAGGCATATGGTAGGACTTTCCAGACCTTCTTCCGGAAGTATCTATATCGATGAAACCGATATTGCTAAATGCGATACAAAAATACTCCACGACATCTTAAAGACAATCGGCGTTCTGTTCCAAAACAGTGCTCTTTTGGGCTCAATGACTATAGGAGAAAATATTGCTTTACCAATTACCGAATATTCCGGACTTCCCAAAAACAATGTTGATATTCTTGTAAGTTTAAAGCTTAATTCGGTTGAGCTTGAAGGTTATGAAGACTATCTGCCTTCCCAGTTAAGTGGCGGGATGAAAAAAAGAGCCGGGCTTGCGCGTGCGCTTGCATTAAATCCGAAAATATTATTCCTTGATGAACCAACAGCAGGACTGGACCCGGTTATTTCATCCGAAATTGATGAACTTGTGCTGCAAATCAATAAAAAATATAATACAACGATAGTAATTGTTACTCATGATCTTGATACGATATTTAAAGTTGCAAAACGGGTTATAATGCTTGATAAAAAAACAAAAAGTATAATTGCCGAAGGTGATCCGAAAGATTTACAAGATAACAGTCAGGATTCTTCTGTAAGACAATTTTTTAACCGTAATGCAAAAGTATAGACTTCCAATGGAAACAACATGGCTACAATAAAAACAAAATTCAGTGTAGGGCTTTTTGTTCTGATAGGGATGATTCTCGCTTTTGTTGCGATAATATGGGTTGGCATGTCACACTATTTTGAACAGGGGCGTTTGTATTCAGCCTATTTCAATGATTCGGTACAGGGACTGTCGAAAGATTCGCCTGTGAAATTCAGAGGAGTCACGATTGGAAGGGTTTCTTATATTGGTGTTGCCCCGGATGGCAAGCTTATAGAAGTTGTATTAAAAATTGAAACCGATACGAAACCGGATAAAGATATAGTTGCTCAATTAAGATCTGTCGGTATTACAGGCATTATGTTTGTGGAACTGGATTTAAAGAAACAAGATGAGCCTGATCTTTCTCCATCGCTAAGCTTTGTACCCGATCATACGGTTATAGATACAAAACCATCTGAGATAACCCGCTTTTTAGACAAATTAACAGATGTTTTAGATCAAATTAACAAGCTTGGTTTGGAAGAGATATCAGTTAAAACAAAACTTACTTTGGATGAAATCAACAGTGCAATTAGCGAAGCAAAACTTGCCAAATTATCTTCCGACATAAGAACATCTTTAGATAAATGGAACAGAGCAGTCAGTGCTGTGGATGATGCGGCAGGTACATTTAAAACATTTACATTAAACACCGACAATGCTGTATCAAATTTTAATAATACTGTTACAAAAATAGATGATATAATAACCGGAAACAAGGACAGCGTTGCTGAAGCAATTAAAAATTTAAATCATGCTGTTGACAATGCAGGATCGCTGGTGATTGAAGGAACGGAATTTATTAAAAACACGGATCAGAATCTTTCATCCATGCAACAGCAGATCCTTTCCACCATGCAAAGCATAGAAAAAACCAGTGAAACTTTAAACCGCTCAGTTGATCAAATTTCGGATCAGCCGTCAGTTCTTCTTTTTGGTGACCCACAGCCTGAAAAAGAAATTGAAAAGGATTAAGAGCGGCAATAATTTTACAGGAGTTATTATGAAGATTTCATTGAAAGCTTTTCCAAAGATTTATTTTGTATTTTTAGTTTTAAGTATATTTTTTATTTTAAGCGGATGCGGTGGTTTTGGCGGATCTGAAAAGAAAATTGATTATTATACACTTGAATATTCTGCGCCACTGCCTGCCGGATCAAATAACCTTCCTTTTGTTATAAATATCGGACGTTTTAAGTCGCCATTATATAACTCTGATAAAATCGTTTACAGAATAAATGATTTCCAGACCAATGAATACGTTTATCACAGATGGGAAAAAGATCCTGCAAGATTAGTTTCTTATTTTCTTTTCAGAGATCTCAAAAACTCGGGACTTTTTAAAGGGGTTTTCACTTTCGATGCAGGTTTTGCCGCCACACATTCTGTTTCAGGTACTGTTGACGGATTTTTTGAAGATGACAGAGGAAAAACATGGGAGGCTGTGCTTTCATTAGATATTGTGCTTATGGCCGAAAATGAGCCTGATCTTAGCAGAAAAATTATTTTCCAGAGAAAGTATGCAACAAGAAAAGTATGCGCCAAAAAAAACCCCAAGGCTCTTGCAGAAGCAATGAGTAAGGCGATGCATGAGTTATCGGGTCAGATTATAAATGATATATATAAAAGCCTTTCAGAGAAAGTGCAATAGATGTAGTTTTATGGCTTGTCTTTAGGATTCAAGGGGCCAGGGGTTCCAGGATTCAAGTGAAAAGTTTATTAAAATCCGGGGAATAATAAGCACTTGAATCCTTGAATCATCGAATCCTTGAACCCTGTCAAACTATATCGAGAAGAAGCAATTGCAATTCATTAATCGGGCTCGGTTAAGATTTCTAAATTTATAATACAGGAGTAATTCACTATGGCATTTCAAAGCATAGCAGATCTTATCGAATGGAAAAGTCTTAAAAAACATGCCGGTTTGATAAATAGTAGAAAGAATCATCTTAAACATCTGATAACTGAAAAAGGCAGGATAGATAATTATTGTTTAAACGGAGCCGGTATTTTTTATGATTTCTCAAGGCAAAGAGTTGATAAAGAAGCAATGAAGCTTCTTATTAACCTGGCCCGTGCAAGGAAAATAAAAAAACAATTTGCAGATATGACAATCGGGAAAAAGATTAACACTACTGAAAACAGAGCAGCTCTTCACACTGCAACAAGATCTTTTTCAGGTTTGCCGTTAATGTTGGACGGAAAAGATATAATGCCGGAAATGCTGGCGGTAAATAACAAGATAAAAGAGTTTGTACGCAAAGTACATTCCGGCAAGATCAAAGGCCAGACAGGAAAAGCGTTTGAGCATCTGGTAGTAATAGGAATAGGGGGCTCATATCTTGGGACCGAATTTGTATCCACAGCTTTAAAGCATCTTGCAAAAGATAAGATCAAAATTCATTTCCTTGCAAATGTTGATATCCATAATTTCGGAGAAATAGTTGCATCTATAGATCCTGAAAAAACTCTCTGGATTGTGGTTTCAAAAACCTACACAACTGCCGAGACAACTGCAAACACAAAGCAGGCCTATGAATTCATGAAACAAAAAGGGCTTGATCCGGCAAAGCATTTTGTTACGGTAACAAGCAAGGGAAGTCCCGGAGATGATCCTGCATCAAATCCGGTACTGGCATCGTTTCACATGTTTGATTTTATAGGCGGAAGATACAGCGTTACCTCGGCAGTAGGCGGTGTGCCTTTAAGTCTTTATCTGGGATATGATGTTTTTGAGCGGTTTTTAAAAGGGGCCGAAGAAATGGATCTGCATGCAAAAGAAGCCACAATAAGTAAAAATCTGCCTCTAACAGCAGCGCTGATATCAGTATGGAACAACAATTTTCTTAACTATCCGGCACAGGCAATAATACCCTATGCTTCTCCTTTGGCAAAGCTTGCTCCTCACATTCAGCAGCTGAATATGGAAAGCAACGGAAAGTCTGTTACAAAAGAAGGGAAAAATATTTCTGTGCCAACTGGAACCATTATATTCGGTGAACCCGGCACCAATGCTCAGCACTCGTTTTTTCAGCTTGCGCATCAGGGGCGGCCATTTCCCATAGATTTCATAGGCGTAATAAATCCCTGCTATGAGAAGTACAAAAATAAATCAAAAGGAGTTACAAACCACCAGGAGCTTTGGGCCAATTTAATAGCTCAACCCGCAGCACTTGCCACAGGCAAAGACGATAAAGATCCGGCAAAATGCTTTTCCGGAAACAGGCCATCATCTACTATACTGTTGGATGATCTATCCCCCGAAAATATCGGCCGTCTTCTTTCCTTCTATGAAGCAAAAACAGTATATGAAGCATTTATATGGGGTATAAACCCGTTTGATCAGTTTGGGGTTGAGCTTGGAAAAAATCTTGCGTCAGGTATCAGAAAACAAATGGTGGAGAAAAATACAAACCCAAAATATACTTTCGATGATGCAGATCCGATTACAAAGTTTTATCTGGAAAAGCTGTTTTCATAAGTTTACGGATATAAAAATTGTTTTCATTTCTATGCTTTAGAATTATCCGACATTCTGATACCAGAATACGTTTTACTGGAATTGAGATCAATGCTGTGAGTGGCACCCGTGGCACGGTAGCTAAAACAATACTATACTTGCTTACCTACAAGTAAACAAAATGAATTTCCAAAAATAACAACGATTACCGTTTGAAAGACTCAGCGAAAATATTCGATTTCTGAATAATAATCATCATACTGTCGGGCTTCTTTACAATTTTATTCGTCACACAGGAATACATTTAGTATTTCGAGGATAGCGCAAAACGTTCGCGTTTATGCTTCACTACGTGTCACTTCGTGCGAAATTTGAGTCCAACGCTTAAAATCGGCCAAAATGGGACGTTTTGAAACTGGCTCAATTGAACATGATGAAATTGTAGCACATTTCGTATTTGACAGCAGACAAGACACAAATATGAGACCTTAACCTAAGGTTGGTAGTTGGGAACGGGTATTTATATACTGACATAAGCCATTCCATCCTTTTGATTATCTGTCTAATCTCCCTGAACACTTGTATAAACTTATTGATACGAAAATAGTACAGAAAATGCAGCATCTTAAATCACATCTCCTTTATTCGTACTGCCAATCTTCTTTGAGATAATACATATGAAGAACGGGCCGCATAAGAGTGTTAATTTCTTTTTTCTTTATCTTCATCATGTCTTTACCGAAAACCATTGACGCCCTGAATACATCGGCTGTCAGAAATTTTGTATCAATATTATTCAGGTCCATCTCTAAAATTAGCTTGTCCACATAGCCTTTTTTCAGGCTCTTGGTTGCTAAAACAAAGCCCCAGTCGCCGAAGCTCTCAATATTTACATGGTAGTTCACCACGTCTAAGCCCGCAGCCCGGACTGTACGGCTTATACACCAATAGCTTTCTCGGGCAAAAAATGGGCTGGTGGATTGAATTGCGATAACACCACCATCTGTGAGCAATCGCTTTACCCTGCTGTAAAAGCCTTTGGTATACAATTTGTTAAGCTCGATTGTAGATGGATCAGGAAGGTCAATTAATATGATGTTATATCGACCCTTGGCATTACTGACAAATTTTTCAGCATCAATATTTATAACATTAAGCGTTGCCACCTTTTCGGCATCTGGCTGCTTGTGCT
This genomic interval from Pseudomonadota bacterium contains the following:
- a CDS encoding MlaE family lipid ABC transporter permease subunit → MNKPEQNKSRSYNISEDKKGLFTVHFNGRMDAQTSPAIIRQLLVEIDSFPFINVTADLDHVSYFDDFGLLVLIELKKTVKKKKGTFAITDNSGKAKNMLSLLESNFIRPALTVKKKGLQRVIEHLGESVLNNASSFSAGTSFIGSVVLSFYHICRHPKSLRINDTILLMEKTGVNALPIIALISFLLGLVIAFMSSLQLEQFGANLYVASLVSIGMVSELGPIMTAIVVAGRSGSAFAAEIGTMKISEEVDALFVMGFDPTLFLAIPRMLASIIVVPLLTLFSDIFAIAGGLVVGVFILDLTTSSYLTQTMKVLDLFEICWGISKSIVFAIIISWVGCLRGFQAKGGADAVGNAATSAVVSSIFLIILFDSIFAIGRSYWR
- a CDS encoding ATP-binding cassette domain-containing protein gives rise to the protein MGDIILRVRNLVARYGEELILNNISLDVYKGEILVILGGSGCGKSTLLRHMVGLSRPSSGSIYIDETDIAKCDTKILHDILKTIGVLFQNSALLGSMTIGENIALPITEYSGLPKNNVDILVSLKLNSVELEGYEDYLPSQLSGGMKKRAGLARALALNPKILFLDEPTAGLDPVISSEIDELVLQINKKYNTTIVIVTHDLDTIFKVAKRVIMLDKKTKSIIAEGDPKDLQDNSQDSSVRQFFNRNAKV
- a CDS encoding MCE family protein, with amino-acid sequence MATIKTKFSVGLFVLIGMILAFVAIIWVGMSHYFEQGRLYSAYFNDSVQGLSKDSPVKFRGVTIGRVSYIGVAPDGKLIEVVLKIETDTKPDKDIVAQLRSVGITGIMFVELDLKKQDEPDLSPSLSFVPDHTVIDTKPSEITRFLDKLTDVLDQINKLGLEEISVKTKLTLDEINSAISEAKLAKLSSDIRTSLDKWNRAVSAVDDAAGTFKTFTLNTDNAVSNFNNTVTKIDDIITGNKDSVAEAIKNLNHAVDNAGSLVIEGTEFIKNTDQNLSSMQQQILSTMQSIEKTSETLNRSVDQISDQPSVLLFGDPQPEKEIEKD
- a CDS encoding membrane integrity-associated transporter subunit PqiC, which codes for MKISLKAFPKIYFVFLVLSIFFILSGCGGFGGSEKKIDYYTLEYSAPLPAGSNNLPFVINIGRFKSPLYNSDKIVYRINDFQTNEYVYHRWEKDPARLVSYFLFRDLKNSGLFKGVFTFDAGFAATHSVSGTVDGFFEDDRGKTWEAVLSLDIVLMAENEPDLSRKIIFQRKYATRKVCAKKNPKALAEAMSKAMHELSGQIINDIYKSLSEKVQ
- the pgi gene encoding glucose-6-phosphate isomerase, with protein sequence MAFQSIADLIEWKSLKKHAGLINSRKNHLKHLITEKGRIDNYCLNGAGIFYDFSRQRVDKEAMKLLINLARARKIKKQFADMTIGKKINTTENRAALHTATRSFSGLPLMLDGKDIMPEMLAVNNKIKEFVRKVHSGKIKGQTGKAFEHLVVIGIGGSYLGTEFVSTALKHLAKDKIKIHFLANVDIHNFGEIVASIDPEKTLWIVVSKTYTTAETTANTKQAYEFMKQKGLDPAKHFVTVTSKGSPGDDPASNPVLASFHMFDFIGGRYSVTSAVGGVPLSLYLGYDVFERFLKGAEEMDLHAKEATISKNLPLTAALISVWNNNFLNYPAQAIIPYASPLAKLAPHIQQLNMESNGKSVTKEGKNISVPTGTIIFGEPGTNAQHSFFQLAHQGRPFPIDFIGVINPCYEKYKNKSKGVTNHQELWANLIAQPAALATGKDDKDPAKCFSGNRPSSTILLDDLSPENIGRLLSFYEAKTVYEAFIWGINPFDQFGVELGKNLASGIRKQMVEKNTNPKYTFDDADPITKFYLEKLFS